In one window of Meiothermus sp. DNA:
- a CDS encoding aldose 1-epimerase, with amino-acid sequence MNLQILQNPLLRLTVAPELGASVVGLELYEQGFWLPVLRPTSPAALVQRHSPDTSSYLLAPYSNRIRDGRFQFAGRTYTLRPNWIDGRQTIHGEVHGRAWKVQRFDEHILQCDFDARAFPDINFPFPFTAQMQYYLLDDGVEILTALQNVGTGPMPAGFGHHPYFMRHLGNSAEAQLSFEAERVYLTDATGIPNRPAEAIPPQLDFSQPRALGMAALDHVFVGWTGVLHLEWPGSGWQLELRADPIYSHLVVFTAPDGSVALEPATHATNGFNLLAQGWSDTGVQVLEPGGSISGRIRLTLSKGQ; translated from the coding sequence ATGAACCTTCAGATCTTGCAGAACCCTCTTTTGCGTCTTACGGTTGCGCCAGAACTCGGGGCCAGTGTGGTGGGCCTCGAGCTCTATGAACAGGGCTTCTGGTTACCCGTTTTGCGCCCTACTTCGCCGGCAGCCCTGGTACAAAGGCACTCACCCGATACCTCGAGCTACTTGCTGGCCCCCTATTCCAACCGCATCCGGGATGGGCGCTTTCAGTTTGCGGGGAGAACCTACACGCTTCGCCCAAACTGGATCGATGGACGGCAAACCATTCACGGAGAAGTTCACGGACGGGCCTGGAAGGTGCAGCGTTTTGACGAGCACATCTTGCAGTGCGATTTTGACGCTCGAGCTTTCCCAGACATCAATTTTCCTTTTCCCTTCACCGCACAAATGCAGTACTACCTGCTGGACGACGGCGTCGAAATCCTGACCGCTTTGCAAAACGTGGGTACCGGGCCGATGCCGGCGGGCTTTGGACATCACCCCTACTTCATGCGCCACCTGGGCAACTCTGCCGAAGCCCAGCTCTCCTTCGAGGCCGAGCGAGTCTACCTGACCGATGCTACCGGCATTCCTAACCGACCTGCGGAGGCCATCCCTCCACAGCTCGACTTCTCGCAGCCCAGAGCACTGGGCATGGCTGCCCTGGATCACGTTTTTGTCGGCTGGACGGGGGTACTGCACCTAGAATGGCCTGGTTCGGGCTGGCAGCTGGAGCTCCGCGCAGACCCCATTTATTCGCATCTGGTGGTATTCACTGCACCGGACGGGAGCGTGGCTTTGGAACCGGCGACACATGCTACCAATGGCTTTAACCTGCTGGCACAGGGGTGGAGCGATACGGGCGTGCAGGTACTGGAACCCGGTGGTTCAATTTCGGGCAGGATTCGCCTCACCCTCAGCAAGGGTCAGTAA
- a CDS encoding response regulator transcription factor, with amino-acid sequence MSKLLLVEDEPSVRMGLRLSLSKAGHQVLEAPTAGEAWEKLAGADLVILDWMLPDEPGVRLLDRLRRDGRYENLPVLMLTARASEGDRVEGLTRGADDYLTKPFSTPELIARVQALLRRVGKSGRLERGALSLDLERHQAFLDGHALELTRREFELLAFLARHPGRVYTREELLERVWGQEFLGTARTVDQHVAQLRDKLSEDPKAPRFLETLRGVGYRFRE; translated from the coding sequence ATGTCGAAATTGCTCTTGGTCGAGGACGAACCCTCTGTCCGGATGGGGTTGCGGCTTTCGTTATCCAAGGCCGGGCATCAGGTTCTGGAGGCGCCTACCGCCGGCGAAGCCTGGGAGAAGCTCGCCGGTGCCGACCTGGTCATCCTCGACTGGATGCTTCCGGATGAGCCTGGGGTGCGGCTCCTGGATCGCTTGCGCCGCGATGGGCGCTACGAAAACCTACCGGTGCTGATGCTCACGGCCAGGGCCAGCGAAGGAGACCGGGTAGAGGGACTGACCCGTGGGGCTGATGATTACCTGACAAAACCATTCTCTACCCCCGAGCTTATTGCACGGGTGCAGGCCCTGTTACGCCGTGTGGGTAAAAGTGGGCGGCTGGAACGAGGCGCGCTGAGCCTGGATCTGGAGCGGCATCAGGCTTTCCTGGACGGACACGCCCTCGAGCTCACCCGCCGGGAGTTCGAACTGCTGGCTTTTCTAGCCCGACACCCGGGCCGGGTCTACACCCGCGAAGAACTCCTGGAGCGGGTCTGGGGTCAGGAGTTCTTGGGTACGGCCCGCACCGTAGATCAGCATGTAGCGCAGCTACGGGATAAATTGAGTGAAGACCCTAAGGCTCCCCGCTTCCTGGAAACCCTGCGCGGTGTAGGGTACCGCTTCAGAGAGTGA
- a CDS encoding carbohydrate ABC transporter permease, translated as MKKVENKLQQAGLWIRFVGWLERRAATVFLLPSVLVILAFVLFPLVGSLYSSLARLRFSEGGLELTFVGLANYRKLLLGSEQGHFLGQPGAGLWALVVMGLLALVLGVVMYHRWRAGRSVWIWLGQPLLGGLLLLAFTWLFLSRLWPGTRMGTLQTTLFYVMAGTALQYLLGLGLALLCAERLPGTRFFRVLFILPLAITPIGVAYMFRMLTDTGKGPLVPLWEAMGLSGFSWVNDPWGARLAVLIGDVWQWTPFAFIVLLAALQSVPQEQVEAAAVDGASRWQVFRHIIFPYLLPASATLVLIRLIEGFKIVDLPNILTNGGPGTATESITLHAYFAWRTLDIGTAAALGFLLMLLVSLITSLYAAWILPRARGQV; from the coding sequence ATGAAAAAAGTAGAAAACAAGCTGCAGCAAGCTGGTCTTTGGATCCGGTTTGTGGGCTGGCTCGAGCGTCGTGCGGCAACGGTTTTTTTGCTTCCTTCGGTACTGGTAATCCTGGCCTTTGTCTTATTTCCGCTGGTGGGTTCGCTGTATAGCTCCCTAGCCCGCCTGCGGTTTAGTGAGGGAGGCCTCGAGCTAACTTTTGTAGGGCTGGCCAACTACCGCAAGCTTCTTTTGGGCAGCGAACAGGGGCACTTTTTGGGACAGCCGGGAGCTGGCCTTTGGGCGCTGGTGGTGATGGGACTCTTGGCCCTCGTCCTGGGGGTGGTAATGTACCACCGCTGGCGGGCAGGACGGTCAGTCTGGATATGGTTAGGGCAACCCTTGCTGGGTGGCTTGCTGTTGCTGGCCTTTACCTGGCTTTTCCTGAGCCGCCTGTGGCCCGGAACCCGTATGGGCACCCTGCAAACCACCCTTTTTTACGTAATGGCCGGTACCGCCTTGCAGTATTTGCTCGGCCTGGGACTGGCCTTGCTTTGTGCAGAACGCCTGCCGGGTACCCGCTTTTTCCGGGTGCTGTTCATCCTGCCTCTGGCCATCACCCCCATTGGAGTGGCTTATATGTTCCGCATGCTCACCGATACCGGTAAAGGTCCCTTGGTTCCCCTTTGGGAGGCCATGGGATTGTCGGGGTTCTCCTGGGTCAACGACCCCTGGGGTGCTCGGCTGGCCGTTTTGATCGGAGACGTGTGGCAGTGGACCCCCTTTGCTTTCATTGTGTTGCTGGCTGCGCTACAAAGCGTACCCCAGGAACAGGTCGAGGCCGCCGCGGTAGATGGGGCCAGCCGTTGGCAGGTTTTTCGTCACATCATCTTTCCCTATTTGCTACCGGCCAGCGCTACCCTGGTATTGATTCGGTTGATTGAGGGATTCAAGATTGTGGATCTACCCAACATCCTCACCAATGGCGGCCCCGGTACCGCCACCGAGTCCATTACCCTCCACGCCTACTTTGCCTGGCGCACTTTGGATATCGGTACGGCTGCAGCCCTGGGCTTTCTGCTGATGCTTCTGGTGAGCCTGATTACCAGCCTGTACGCTGCTTGGATACTACCCAGGGCCAGGGGGCAGGTATGA
- a CDS encoding 16S rRNA (uracil(1498)-N(3))-methyltransferase, with product MRPHRAFVEVIRSEVELSGREAHHLLEVLRAREGDFLSVFDGKGLEGRARVLQLEQGFVRLQVVETWPARKEPPQTITLFVALLKGDHLAEVVRAATELGASRIVPILTQHCVVRELSENKLLRLRRVVLEAAKQCERSVVPEVTPMLPLNEVPTIDQGFVAHPRVSRRVRDTYNPEKPTALLTGPEGGLSEAEVEFLEQQGFTPVTLGPRILRAETAPIALLSLVTAGEGL from the coding sequence ATGCGCCCACACCGTGCTTTTGTTGAGGTTATCCGATCCGAGGTTGAGCTATCCGGGCGGGAAGCACACCACCTGCTGGAGGTGCTGCGGGCCAGGGAAGGCGATTTCTTAAGTGTGTTTGATGGGAAAGGCCTGGAGGGCCGTGCTCGAGTTTTACAGCTCGAGCAGGGCTTTGTACGCCTGCAAGTCGTAGAAACCTGGCCGGCCCGCAAAGAGCCGCCACAGACCATAACCTTGTTTGTGGCTCTACTCAAAGGTGACCACTTAGCTGAGGTGGTACGGGCGGCTACCGAGCTGGGGGCCAGCCGGATTGTGCCCATCCTGACCCAGCACTGCGTGGTAAGAGAACTAAGCGAAAACAAGCTACTGCGCCTGCGTCGGGTTGTGCTCGAGGCCGCCAAACAGTGTGAGCGCAGCGTCGTACCCGAAGTCACGCCCATGCTACCCCTCAACGAAGTTCCGACCATCGACCAGGGCTTTGTGGCCCATCCCAGGGTCTCGCGCCGGGTGCGGGACACCTATAACCCCGAAAAGCCCACGGCCCTCCTCACCGGCCCCGAGGGGGGCTTAAGCGAGGCTGAAGTTGAATTCCTTGAACAGCAAGGCTTCACGCCCGTCACATTAGGGCCCCGTATCCTGCGGGCCGAGACCGCCCCCATTGCTCTTTTGAGCCTGGTTACGGCAGGGGAAGGATTATGA
- a CDS encoding transaldolase family protein — MRLFLDSANLSQLQPLLRTGVFYGVTTNPLILRESGLSIAELPSFTQAVLQAGARAVFLQAWGRQTEVLYQCGRFLASIDGRVVVKLTATQEGLSAASRLAAEGVHTCITAVYTPFQALLASAVGATFVAPYLGRINDSGRDGYAIIAKMAESLKHTSSRTEILAASIRSTADLVTLAQEGVRCITFSVPIAERLFQEPMTLEAAEAFEQAIQEVSL, encoded by the coding sequence ATGCGACTTTTCCTGGATTCTGCAAACCTGAGCCAGCTGCAACCCTTGCTTAGGACAGGTGTTTTTTATGGCGTGACCACCAATCCCTTGATTCTAAGGGAAAGCGGCCTCTCTATCGCCGAGCTACCCTCCTTCACCCAGGCAGTGCTCCAGGCAGGAGCAAGGGCCGTATTTCTACAGGCCTGGGGTCGTCAAACCGAAGTCCTTTATCAGTGTGGCCGGTTTCTTGCCAGCATCGACGGGCGGGTGGTTGTGAAACTTACTGCGACCCAGGAGGGCTTGAGCGCAGCCAGTCGGTTAGCCGCTGAGGGAGTACACACCTGCATCACGGCTGTCTACACCCCATTTCAAGCTCTGCTGGCCTCTGCGGTGGGTGCAACCTTCGTGGCGCCCTACCTGGGTCGCATCAACGACTCAGGGCGCGACGGGTACGCAATTATCGCGAAAATGGCTGAGTCCTTGAAGCACACAAGTTCCAGAACTGAAATACTGGCCGCCTCTATCCGAAGCACCGCCGACCTGGTGACACTTGCACAGGAGGGTGTGCGGTGCATAACCTTTTCGGTACCAATTGCCGAAAGGCTTTTTCAAGAGCCTATGACCCTCGAGGCCGCCGAAGCTTTTGAGCAGGCCATACAGGAAGTGAGCTTATGA
- a CDS encoding LacI family DNA-binding transcriptional regulator, translated as MIKIADVANIAKVSPSTVSRALTKPDLVARETRERVLQAAQQLGYQPNKLARGLRKQKNHLLGLIVGDILAPFHATLAKGVQDAAEKHGYMVFLFNSDEQPEKEARYLQELQSHLPEGLLLVPTAQTRQHLHGFPSMRNLPIIELDRTSGTPGVHAVLVENILGAREAVEHLIQLGHRRIGMVAGEPVITTAQERLEGYRQALEQAGITFDERLVAIGYHKEEGGYAAALELLRRPPADRPTALFVGNSEMAAGTVQAIRDLDLRIPDQVSLVSFDDTRWAQLMKPALTVVAQPAYEIGFLACETLVSLLRQKKSLDSQTLRLKTRLLIRQSTTRPNEEG; from the coding sequence ATGATCAAAATTGCAGATGTAGCTAATATCGCTAAAGTTTCACCGTCCACCGTTTCGCGGGCGCTAACCAAACCCGATTTGGTTGCACGCGAAACCCGTGAACGGGTTTTGCAGGCAGCGCAACAACTGGGGTACCAGCCTAACAAGTTGGCCAGGGGTTTACGAAAGCAAAAGAACCACTTACTGGGTTTGATTGTGGGGGATATTCTGGCACCTTTCCATGCCACCTTGGCAAAGGGTGTTCAGGACGCCGCAGAGAAACACGGCTATATGGTGTTTCTATTCAATTCTGACGAGCAACCCGAAAAGGAGGCTCGCTACCTACAAGAGCTGCAAAGTCACTTACCTGAAGGACTGCTCTTAGTACCCACCGCCCAGACTCGTCAGCACCTACACGGCTTTCCTAGCATGCGCAACCTGCCCATCATCGAACTGGATCGTACTAGTGGCACCCCAGGGGTACACGCGGTGTTGGTCGAGAATATCCTGGGCGCCCGTGAAGCAGTGGAGCACCTAATTCAACTCGGACACCGCAGAATCGGGATGGTAGCTGGTGAGCCGGTCATCACAACCGCGCAGGAACGGCTCGAAGGTTATCGCCAGGCGCTCGAGCAGGCCGGAATTACGTTCGATGAGCGGCTTGTTGCCATCGGGTACCACAAGGAGGAGGGTGGATATGCCGCTGCCCTGGAACTCCTTCGACGCCCTCCCGCCGATCGGCCCACGGCCCTTTTTGTGGGAAATAGCGAGATGGCTGCCGGAACAGTACAGGCTATCCGCGATCTGGACTTGCGCATACCCGATCAGGTTTCGCTAGTTTCCTTCGACGATACCCGCTGGGCCCAGCTGATGAAACCCGCTCTGACGGTGGTGGCTCAGCCCGCCTACGAGATCGGTTTTTTAGCTTGTGAGACCCTAGTGTCATTACTGCGACAGAAGAAGTCGCTCGACAGCCAAACCTTACGACTGAAAACCCGCTTGCTGATCCGGCAGTCAACCACCCGGCCAAACGAGGAAGGTTAA
- a CDS encoding ATP-binding protein: MDTLLKDAWEAAREGVMVFAEDRVLYLNPVAAELLGVERDRVLGRPLLLALRDHKLEALCRIGGENIIETRNRTVWVKAVPGILLLWDQTEEKNRVEALEESSRMLAHEFRTPVAGMLSLLEALQGGLKGPDAQEALQMLYQETQRLRRLVEDLPLTRRPSQERTFALEELQGRLERFLAPQLAEKSAWIQWQTPHTIRANPDAVYQALLNLLDNALKYGTGAEIVVVSGQNADGVWLEVRNQGQPLEEFEKLFQAGQRGVHAANVRGTGLGLALVRRLAAGWGGTAYGRALENGNAFGLTFPLHTGTAYNRLTTQTPV, translated from the coding sequence ATGGATACCCTCTTGAAAGATGCCTGGGAAGCAGCCCGCGAAGGGGTGATGGTCTTTGCAGAAGACCGGGTGCTGTATCTGAACCCTGTGGCAGCTGAGCTGCTGGGCGTCGAACGCGACAGGGTGCTGGGCCGCCCGTTGCTGCTGGCCTTACGCGACCACAAACTCGAGGCGCTCTGCCGCATTGGAGGCGAGAACATTATCGAGACCCGTAATCGTACCGTGTGGGTCAAAGCCGTGCCCGGCATCCTGCTTTTGTGGGATCAAACCGAGGAAAAAAACCGGGTCGAGGCCCTCGAGGAGTCCAGCCGGATGCTGGCCCACGAGTTCCGCACCCCCGTGGCCGGGATGCTCTCCTTGCTGGAAGCCTTGCAAGGCGGCCTGAAAGGCCCGGACGCACAAGAAGCCTTGCAGATGCTCTACCAGGAAACCCAGCGCCTGCGGCGCCTGGTGGAAGACCTGCCCCTGACCCGCCGCCCCTCGCAGGAACGCACCTTTGCCCTGGAAGAGTTGCAAGGCCGCCTCGAGCGCTTCCTGGCCCCCCAACTGGCCGAAAAGTCGGCCTGGATTCAGTGGCAAACCCCCCATACCATCCGGGCCAACCCCGACGCGGTGTACCAGGCCCTGCTCAACCTGCTGGATAACGCCCTGAAGTATGGAACCGGTGCTGAAATTGTGGTTGTCAGCGGGCAAAACGCCGATGGGGTGTGGCTCGAGGTCCGCAATCAGGGTCAGCCCCTGGAAGAGTTTGAGAAGCTCTTCCAGGCCGGCCAGCGCGGGGTACATGCAGCCAATGTGCGCGGCACAGGCCTGGGGCTGGCCCTGGTGCGGCGGCTGGCGGCGGGGTGGGGCGGCACCGCTTATGGACGCGCCCTGGAGAACGGTAATGCTTTCGGCCTGACATTCCCCCTCCATACCGGTACTGCCTATAATCGTCTGACAACCCAAACACCTGTTTAA
- a CDS encoding ABC transporter substrate-binding protein: protein MIPNLARLFFLVLFLVPALAQTGRFQGVSINVLTFTGPQIAEPLRRHAAAFERATGAKVNVTVVPFSDLYQQILTDATTGTNSYDAWIFAPQWMADFAPAGIMEDLTARVRADTAIQWSDIGVFFREFSALYGGKILTIPLDGDFQMVYYRTDVLRQLGLQPPQTWDDYLNIAQRANGRDMNGDGRPDFGSCIAKKRNAQSYWMFMSILGGYVQTQGTRQGAFFDTRNMQPLVKNQAFAEALRVYKETTRFGPPDELNLDVGDTRGLFTSGRCALSIDWGDIGPLSIDPQTSKVKDLVGAVILPGSRRILDRNTGNLVNCNAQLCPHAINGVNRAPYAAFGGWSGGINAKAAAAKKDAAYALFSYMSQPAQSNKDVTIGITGFNPYRVSQFRDIQTWVAAGFSEAGARNYLTAIQQSLNSPNMVLDLRIPKAQQYQQVVLDRVLSEYLAGQLTIAQAQEQIHNGWEEITNAEGRQKQLQAYLASLGIAGR, encoded by the coding sequence ATGATACCAAATCTTGCACGGTTGTTTTTTTTAGTCTTGTTTCTAGTTCCGGCCCTGGCCCAGACCGGGCGCTTTCAGGGTGTCAGCATCAATGTGCTGACTTTTACCGGTCCCCAAATTGCCGAGCCCCTTCGTCGCCATGCAGCCGCCTTTGAGCGGGCTACCGGGGCCAAAGTTAACGTGACCGTGGTGCCTTTCTCCGACCTGTACCAGCAAATTCTGACCGACGCAACCACCGGCACCAACAGCTACGATGCTTGGATCTTCGCACCCCAGTGGATGGCCGACTTTGCTCCCGCAGGTATTATGGAAGATCTGACTGCACGGGTGCGGGCCGATACCGCCATCCAGTGGAGCGACATCGGGGTGTTCTTCCGTGAGTTCAGCGCTTTGTACGGAGGCAAAATTCTGACCATCCCGCTGGACGGCGACTTCCAGATGGTCTACTACCGCACCGATGTGCTGCGTCAACTCGGTCTGCAGCCCCCCCAGACCTGGGACGACTACCTCAACATCGCCCAGCGCGCCAATGGACGGGACATGAACGGGGATGGCCGCCCCGACTTTGGAAGCTGTATCGCCAAGAAGCGCAACGCCCAGAGCTACTGGATGTTTATGAGCATCCTGGGAGGGTATGTCCAGACCCAGGGTACGCGCCAGGGCGCTTTCTTCGACACCCGAAATATGCAGCCGCTGGTGAAAAATCAGGCTTTTGCTGAGGCCTTACGCGTGTACAAAGAGACCACCCGTTTTGGCCCACCCGATGAGCTCAACCTGGATGTGGGCGATACCCGTGGGCTCTTCACCAGTGGGCGCTGTGCCCTCTCGATTGACTGGGGGGATATAGGCCCGTTGTCCATCGATCCTCAAACCTCCAAGGTCAAGGATCTGGTGGGGGCCGTAATTTTGCCGGGTAGCCGCAGGATACTGGATCGGAACACCGGCAACCTGGTTAACTGCAACGCACAGCTCTGCCCACACGCCATCAATGGGGTCAACCGTGCCCCTTACGCAGCTTTTGGGGGCTGGTCGGGCGGCATCAACGCCAAAGCAGCGGCGGCCAAGAAGGATGCGGCGTACGCACTTTTCAGCTACATGAGCCAGCCTGCTCAGTCGAACAAGGACGTGACCATTGGCATTACCGGCTTTAACCCCTACCGGGTCTCGCAGTTCCGCGACATTCAGACCTGGGTGGCGGCTGGCTTTAGCGAGGCCGGGGCCCGCAACTACCTGACCGCTATCCAGCAGAGCCTCAACAGCCCCAACATGGTGCTAGATCTACGAATTCCCAAGGCCCAGCAGTACCAACAGGTGGTGCTGGACCGAGTGCTCTCGGAATACCTGGCCGGTCAGCTTACCATTGCACAAGCCCAGGAACAAATCCATAACGGCTGGGAGGAAATCACCAACGCCGAAGGGCGACAGAAGCAGCTACAGGCCTACCTGGCCTCGCTGGGGATTGCCGGAAGATAG
- a CDS encoding AEC family transporter encodes MEALLNTVVPVAFIVLMGYLVGKRIDFDLQTLSKLSIYVLVPVLIFDAMLRAKLTGASVIGITAAFFLASVALYFLGLGLSKWLHLDQGSSKTLIASATFPNSGNMGLSLTFFALGQPGLDRAIVFFIASSVLMFGLGPAFLRGGGFVQSLWFTLRLPLFWALAGGLLVRGLGIPLPLGLDEGVHLLGQACIPVMLLTLGIQIAKSKPEWGQFELQASSLRLLAAPALAGLAGWALGLERLDIQVLVLQSAMPIAVNAFLMAGEFGGDGLRAARAVVASSVLSFLTIPVVLLWIGLG; translated from the coding sequence ATGGAAGCCCTGCTCAACACGGTAGTCCCCGTCGCCTTTATCGTTCTGATGGGCTATCTGGTCGGCAAGCGCATAGACTTCGACCTGCAAACGCTCTCCAAACTTTCCATTTACGTGCTGGTTCCAGTGTTAATTTTCGATGCCATGCTCAGGGCTAAACTGACCGGAGCCAGTGTGATCGGGATTACGGCAGCATTTTTCCTGGCCTCCGTGGCGCTGTATTTCCTGGGGCTGGGGCTCAGCAAATGGCTGCACCTCGACCAGGGCTCGAGCAAGACCCTAATTGCCTCCGCCACTTTTCCCAACTCGGGCAACATGGGGCTTTCCCTCACCTTTTTTGCCCTGGGGCAGCCCGGTCTGGATCGGGCCATTGTATTCTTCATTGCCAGCAGCGTGCTGATGTTTGGGCTGGGACCCGCCTTCTTGCGGGGGGGCGGGTTTGTGCAAAGCCTCTGGTTCACCCTGAGGCTGCCGCTGTTCTGGGCCCTGGCTGGGGGCTTGCTGGTGCGCGGGCTGGGTATCCCGCTGCCCCTGGGGCTCGACGAAGGGGTACATCTTCTGGGCCAGGCCTGCATTCCGGTAATGCTGCTCACACTGGGTATTCAGATTGCCAAATCCAAACCCGAGTGGGGACAGTTTGAGCTTCAGGCCAGCAGCCTGCGGCTTTTAGCAGCCCCTGCGCTGGCTGGGCTGGCCGGGTGGGCTCTGGGCCTGGAGCGTCTGGACATTCAGGTGCTGGTACTGCAAAGCGCCATGCCCATTGCGGTGAATGCTTTTCTGATGGCGGGGGAGTTTGGTGGGGATGGTCTCCGGGCGGCCAGGGCGGTGGTGGCCTCTTCGGTCTTATCTTTCCTCACGATTCCGGTGGTGCTCCTGTGGATTGGCCTGGGTTAG
- a CDS encoding 50S ribosomal protein L11 methyltransferase — translation MHVFRLRGDFETVDIYSAALFDLGARGLEEKPGEVWAYFPERRELPFPGEWLELPDTDWLEAYKRDLKPVVAGPFVVLAPWHEWGGEEQRIIIEPGMAFGTGHHETTRMALEALAERVEPDMRVLDLGTGSGILAIGAAMLGAQAVGIDIDPAVIPQASENAKLNQVKVSFELGSLDDVEGPFDLAVANLYAELHAYFAPKYRGLFGICGTLVLSGILVEREALVREALEASAFALLARRQEGEWVCLIYAAR, via the coding sequence ATGCACGTTTTTCGTCTGCGCGGTGACTTTGAAACTGTGGACATTTATTCAGCTGCCCTGTTCGACCTGGGGGCCCGGGGCCTCGAGGAAAAGCCCGGTGAAGTATGGGCCTATTTTCCCGAACGCAGGGAGCTGCCCTTTCCGGGAGAGTGGCTCGAGCTCCCAGACACCGACTGGCTGGAGGCCTACAAGCGGGACTTAAAACCGGTGGTAGCAGGGCCTTTTGTGGTGCTGGCCCCGTGGCACGAGTGGGGCGGCGAGGAACAGCGGATCATCATTGAGCCGGGCATGGCCTTTGGCACCGGTCATCACGAGACCACCCGCATGGCCCTGGAAGCCCTGGCTGAGCGTGTGGAGCCGGATATGCGCGTCCTCGACCTTGGGACGGGCTCGGGTATCCTGGCTATTGGGGCGGCCATGCTGGGGGCCCAAGCGGTGGGCATCGACATAGACCCGGCGGTGATTCCCCAGGCCAGCGAAAATGCAAAGCTGAACCAGGTTAAGGTATCCTTCGAGCTGGGCAGCCTGGACGATGTAGAAGGCCCCTTTGACCTGGCGGTGGCCAACCTCTATGCCGAGCTTCACGCCTATTTTGCCCCAAAATACCGGGGGCTTTTCGGTATCTGCGGAACCCTTGTCTTGAGCGGCATATTGGTTGAGCGGGAGGCCCTGGTTCGGGAGGCTCTCGAGGCCAGCGCTTTCGCGCTTCTGGCCCGGCGACAGGAGGGCGAGTGGGTTTGTCTGATCTACGCCGCACGCTGA
- a CDS encoding carbohydrate kinase, producing the protein MIVVAGEALIDLKPVESRNGFLLSPHPGGSPYNVALSLGRLGAPVAFLGRFSTDFFGQLLRAHLQKSRVDLSYTAQGPELTTLAVVTPGAQGESFSFYAHRTADTLLNPKDLPHTLPDGAPLHFGSISLVLEPTASTLETLMRREAGRRLISLDPNVRPFLIQNKEAYKARLRSWLSQSNLVKVSQADLDWLYPGLSIEQIAREWLELGPEWVVVTLGSAGAAAFSRTCEARVEAPQITVVDTVGAGDAFMAGLLAGLNHSGFTSSTKLASLDLEQIAGLLSFATKVATLTCTRAGADPPWQEEVI; encoded by the coding sequence ATGATCGTGGTAGCCGGTGAGGCCTTGATTGATCTCAAGCCCGTGGAGAGTCGGAACGGCTTTTTACTCAGCCCCCACCCCGGCGGCTCGCCCTACAATGTAGCGCTCAGCCTGGGGCGGCTGGGTGCCCCGGTGGCCTTTTTGGGTCGTTTCTCCACCGACTTCTTTGGGCAGTTGCTGCGGGCACATCTCCAGAAGAGCCGGGTTGACCTCAGCTACACTGCACAAGGCCCCGAACTCACTACCCTGGCCGTGGTAACTCCGGGCGCACAGGGGGAGTCCTTTTCCTTTTACGCCCATCGAACGGCCGATACGCTGCTGAATCCAAAGGATCTGCCCCACACACTTCCCGATGGAGCGCCCTTGCATTTCGGCTCAATTTCGCTTGTGCTCGAGCCCACCGCCAGCACCCTCGAGACCCTGATGCGACGAGAGGCCGGTCGGCGCCTGATCTCGCTCGATCCCAACGTAAGACCTTTTCTGATTCAGAATAAAGAAGCCTATAAAGCACGCCTTCGGAGTTGGCTTTCTCAAAGCAACCTGGTCAAAGTCAGCCAGGCCGACCTGGACTGGCTATATCCGGGTTTATCTATAGAGCAAATTGCCCGGGAATGGCTCGAGCTAGGCCCCGAGTGGGTGGTAGTAACCCTGGGCTCCGCTGGGGCAGCGGCCTTTTCGCGGACGTGTGAAGCGCGGGTTGAAGCCCCCCAAATAACCGTTGTCGACACCGTGGGTGCCGGGGATGCCTTCATGGCAGGTCTACTGGCGGGTCTAAACCACTCTGGTTTCACTTCCAGTACGAAACTGGCTTCGCTTGACCTCGAGCAGATTGCCGGTCTGCTCTCGTTTGCGACAAAGGTGGCTACCCTAACCTGCACCCGGGCTGGGGCAGACCCCCCTTGGCAGGAGGAGGTGATATAA